Proteins encoded within one genomic window of Triticum aestivum cultivar Chinese Spring chromosome 2D, IWGSC CS RefSeq v2.1, whole genome shotgun sequence:
- the LOC123050550 gene encoding uncharacterized protein gives MYGEAKQGRVSDALYCMEEKFKFRDEITKLHRDLKIVQEEVNKTVNEKQITLALKAKAEQALIDARAELEEKKKLDAAASNMHKVLRIKAEKDRDKIKEEKRKLELMIADLVKQKEGTRAKLRKIKELCDE, from the coding sequence ATGTATGGAGAAGCCAAACAAGGAAGAGTTAGTGATGCTCTGTACTGTATGGAGGAAAAGTTCAAGTTTAGGGATGAAATAACCAAGCTCCACCGTGATCTGAAGATTGTCCAAGAAGAAGTGAACAAGACTGTGAATGAGAAGCAGATCACACTTGCTCTGAAGGCAAAGGCTGAACAAGCACTCATTGATGCAAGGGCAGAACTGGAGGAGAAGAAAAAGCTGGATGCTGCAGCTAGTAACATGCATAAGGTGTTGAGGATCAAGGCAGAGAAGGACAGGGATAAAATCAAGGAAGAGAAGAGAAAATTGGAGTTAATGATTGCAGATTTGGTCAAGCAGAAAGAAGGTACCAGGGCAAAGCTGAGGAAGATTAAAGAATTATGTGATGAGTAG